The following are encoded in a window of Halosimplex halophilum genomic DNA:
- a CDS encoding SH2 domain-containing protein: MTQPLTGRQWGTLVVVAGFALLLNPFVVGAFDIGDPDSYTYEPKEVTFHDNGTYDTPDATSVAEPMVACLDGHLPSRSCTLEGAVHVNGGITYDALPQRLLATDYRYVYVWNEGFFEPVAEELGNGTYEYGLEPVPQSSALESVATPIEDASRGVRRAVETGQYRTSDPLDDADELVEHDGDYYVVTATSYRTTTGERRDIVIALQWVAGIGGGLLVLRGQRRRVTAGR; the protein is encoded by the coding sequence GTGACGCAGCCGCTCACGGGACGGCAGTGGGGGACACTCGTGGTCGTCGCGGGGTTCGCCCTGTTGCTGAACCCGTTCGTCGTCGGCGCGTTCGACATCGGCGACCCGGACAGTTACACGTACGAGCCGAAGGAGGTCACCTTCCACGACAACGGGACGTACGACACGCCTGACGCTACGAGTGTGGCGGAGCCGATGGTTGCGTGTCTGGACGGGCATCTCCCGAGCCGGTCGTGTACGCTCGAAGGGGCCGTTCACGTGAACGGGGGGATCACGTACGACGCGCTCCCGCAGCGGCTCCTCGCCACCGATTACCGGTACGTCTACGTCTGGAACGAGGGCTTTTTCGAGCCCGTCGCCGAGGAGCTGGGGAACGGAACCTACGAGTACGGGCTCGAACCGGTCCCGCAGTCGTCGGCGCTGGAGAGCGTTGCGACTCCGATCGAGGACGCTTCGCGGGGCGTCCGCAGAGCGGTCGAAACCGGACAGTACCGGACGAGCGACCCGCTCGACGACGCTGACGAACTCGTCGAACACGACGGGGACTACTACGTCGTCACGGCGACGAGCTACCGGACGACGACGGGCGAACGCCGCGACATCGTGATCGCCCTCCAGTGGGTCGCGGGCATCGGCGGCGGGTTACTCGTCCTCCGGGGCCAGCGCCGCCGGGTGACCGCCGGCAGGTAG
- a CDS encoding KH domain-containing protein encodes MQHVKIPQDRIGVLIGEGGATLREIEDAAEVRLDVDSETGQVKIEQTGDPLTALKGPDIVKAIGRGFAPEEAMRLLDDEMMMFDIIDIDAAARNRNDLQRHKGRLIGEDGRTRELMEELSGASVVIYGSTMGIIGGPEQVDTVREAAEMIIEGAPHGTVYSFLEEKHNEMKHKGLDYHQFTG; translated from the coding sequence ATGCAACACGTGAAGATTCCGCAGGACCGTATCGGCGTGCTCATCGGCGAGGGGGGTGCGACGCTGCGGGAGATCGAGGACGCGGCGGAGGTGCGACTCGACGTCGACAGCGAGACGGGGCAGGTGAAGATCGAGCAGACCGGCGACCCGCTCACCGCGCTGAAGGGGCCGGACATCGTCAAGGCCATCGGCCGCGGGTTCGCCCCCGAGGAGGCCATGCGCCTGCTCGACGACGAGATGATGATGTTCGACATCATCGACATCGACGCCGCCGCGCGCAACCGCAACGACCTCCAGCGCCACAAGGGCCGACTCATCGGCGAGGACGGCCGCACCCGCGAGCTCATGGAGGAACTGTCCGGTGCCTCGGTCGTCATCTACGGCTCCACGATGGGCATCATCGGCGGCCCCGAACAGGTCGACACCGTCCGCGAAGCCGCCGAGATGATCATCGAAGGCGCCCCCCACGGCACCGTCTACTCCTTCCTCGAGGAGAAGCACAACGAGATGAAACACAAGGGCCTCGACTACCACCAGTTCACGGGCTAG
- a CDS encoding zinc-dependent alcohol dehydrogenase family protein, whose product MRAAVFTDYGEPLDVREVDDPEPEPHGAVVAVEACGVCRSDWHAWQGDWEWRGLDPVPGHILGHEPAGHVVAVGEEVDGVSEGDHVAVPFNLGDGSCHLCRTGHSNICENRQALGLQPSAPGAFAEQVPVPHADHNLVTLPEGVSSVDMAGLGCRFMTAFHGLAHRADVGAGDWFVVHGCGGVGLSAVQIADALGANVVGVDLMDEKLDFAEEQGAVETVNAAEVEDPAAEVRAITDGGADVSMDALGIETTCRNAVKSLGKTGQHVQVGLTTKEAGGNLPLPTDEMVTAEIDFLGALGMPPERYDEIFRMVATGKLDPAAIITERISLDEVSGVLGDMTDFETVGIPVIDEF is encoded by the coding sequence ATGCGCGCAGCAGTGTTCACGGACTACGGCGAACCGCTGGACGTGCGGGAGGTCGACGACCCCGAGCCCGAGCCCCACGGCGCGGTCGTCGCCGTCGAGGCCTGCGGGGTCTGCCGGAGCGACTGGCACGCCTGGCAGGGCGACTGGGAGTGGCGCGGCCTCGACCCGGTGCCGGGCCACATCCTCGGCCACGAGCCCGCCGGCCACGTCGTCGCCGTCGGCGAGGAGGTCGACGGCGTCTCCGAGGGCGACCACGTCGCCGTCCCGTTCAACCTGGGCGACGGCTCCTGTCACCTCTGCCGGACCGGCCACTCGAACATCTGCGAGAATCGCCAGGCGCTGGGCCTCCAGCCGAGCGCACCCGGCGCGTTCGCCGAGCAGGTACCGGTCCCCCACGCCGACCACAACCTCGTCACGCTCCCCGAGGGGGTCTCCTCGGTGGACATGGCGGGGCTGGGCTGTCGGTTCATGACCGCCTTCCACGGGCTGGCCCACCGCGCGGACGTGGGCGCCGGCGACTGGTTCGTCGTCCACGGCTGCGGCGGCGTCGGCCTCTCCGCGGTCCAGATCGCCGACGCGCTCGGCGCCAACGTCGTCGGCGTCGACCTGATGGACGAGAAGCTCGACTTCGCGGAGGAGCAGGGCGCCGTCGAGACCGTCAACGCCGCGGAAGTCGAGGACCCCGCCGCCGAGGTGCGGGCGATCACCGACGGCGGCGCGGACGTGTCGATGGACGCGCTCGGTATCGAGACGACCTGCCGCAACGCGGTCAAGAGCCTCGGCAAGACCGGCCAGCACGTCCAGGTCGGGCTGACGACGAAGGAGGCCGGCGGGAACCTCCCGCTGCCGACCGACGAGATGGTCACCGCCGAGATCGACTTCCTCGGCGCGCTGGGGATGCCGCCCGAGCGCTACGACGAGATCTTCCGGATGGTCGCCACCGGGAAACTCGACCCCGCCGCCATCATCACCGAGCGCATCTCCCTCGACGAGGTGTCGGGGGTCCTCGGCGACATGACCGACTTCGAGACGGTCGGCATCCCCGTCATCGACGAGTTCTGA